TTGTCCCAGCCTGTAGGCTTCGCGAATCACTTCAAGGTTCTTTTCGGAGCCGGGAACAACATCGGTGTCGAGCGTCTTCAGCGAGGCTTGCGCCGCCTCCAACCTGCGGAAGGCTGCCTCTACTTCGGTTGGAATGCTTTTCTCCAGATACTCGCGATGCAGTCTTGCGGCATTGTTGCGGGCGGTCGCCGCCTCAACCTCGCCGCGTCCGCTACGGTTGCTCTTCAGCGGGACCGAGATTGAAAAGCTGAGAATGTCGTCACGATCGCGCAGCGGAGCGATTGCCCCGGTTGGAGTAAAGCCGAAGAGATCGTCAAACTGCGAGGTCTGCCGGATGTACCCGGCCCCAAGACTGACGTTCGGTTTTGCATTCGCCCGGGAGAGATCAATCGAGGTCTTCGATTGCGCTTCGTTCAGCCGCGCGGTCCGCAGATCGGCACGCCCCTCGTTGGCTCTTACGATGAAGGCCTGAAGCGAGTCAGTCGCGGGCGACGCCGGCTTGAGATCCGGTAAGGCCTCACCGGGAGCAAGCTGCGCCAGCCGCCGGAGCGTTGCTTCCGCGGTCGACAGACGTCCTCGGGCACTATTGATCTGCACGGTAGCCTTGGCCAGTTCTACCTTCAGCAGATTGGCCTCAAGCGCGGGAGCATCGCCTTCGCCTACGCGTGCTTCGGTTAATCCCAGTGCCTGCCGGTTCGCATCACTGAGTTGCCGCAGCATCGCAAGCCTGTCCGCCTCAGCCGATCGATCAGCCGCGGCGACCCTGATCTCGTAGGCGAGCTCAGCTGACCTGGCCGCCAACTCGGCCTCAGCCTTGTCGACATCGAAGCCTGCGACCGCGATACGCTTGCCGCGTTTTCCGAAGGTCTCGACTTCCTGGGAGAAGTCAGCGCCATAGGTGTCTTCACCAATGGTGCCGATCGGTCTTCCTGTCGCCCCTTTCAACGTAAGGCCCGGCGCCGGCCGTACTCCAGCCTGCCGCTTCAGGCCGCGCGCTTCGGCGATTCCCTCACGAGCCGCGGCAAGATCTTGATTGCGCTCAATTCCTATGCGTACAAGTTCCTCAACCGTAGATGGCGAGGTCTGCTGCGCCGGCGCGTAAGCCGATGCAGACAGCAGTACGCAAAGGACGAGCAATCGTCCTTTGAACATGGGTATCTCCTTGTGTCGTTAGCTCAAAACAACGAAGCGACGATCAGGAGAGTTGAGGAGGGTGTTCGATCTCGGAGGGTCTTGTGTGGGGCTTCTGGAGCGGTTCTGCAATATACGCAGAGACACTGATTCGGTCCA
This genomic window from Terriglobus albidus contains:
- a CDS encoding TolC family protein translates to MFKGRLLVLCVLLSASAYAPAQQTSPSTVEELVRIGIERNQDLAAAREGIAEARGLKRQAGVRPAPGLTLKGATGRPIGTIGEDTYGADFSQEVETFGKRGKRIAVAGFDVDKAEAELAARSAELAYEIRVAAADRSAEADRLAMLRQLSDANRQALGLTEARVGEGDAPALEANLLKVELAKATVQINSARGRLSTAEATLRRLAQLAPGEALPDLKPASPATDSLQAFIVRANEGRADLRTARLNEAQSKTSIDLSRANAKPNVSLGAGYIRQTSQFDDLFGFTPTGAIAPLRDRDDILSFSISVPLKSNRSGRGEVEAATARNNAARLHREYLEKSIPTEVEAAFRRLEAAQASLKTLDTDVVPGSEKNLEVIREAYRLGQLRLLDVINEQRQVVDNRVAYIDAQAEVQRAWAELERAIGGNLP